A section of the Branchiostoma lanceolatum isolate klBraLanc5 chromosome 19, klBraLanc5.hap2, whole genome shotgun sequence genome encodes:
- the LOC136425143 gene encoding uncharacterized protein, whose translation MASEEELQQDKTRNDVLQESKMAIEMLTSRLQDEEDRWKETTFAHCCHLHRLQHENFKKQGTVARGVYVEKSGPFPAYIEVLHATSSSASITPIVRFRITRELRAANLLDFALYVYSSYLGLDSAALSLSSKKLNKVFNTKTKHVLMGEALKDFTTIGGSHHPVFHMSVEGKEKNQQQTTLVQSKGLKMSQKEALCVEGDIQRINGNLTRAVSCYCSAYEEDPLYVIDHLKSLPQESLESVVELVDFWGRSSAEAAEQREEYGVLLTPDQLSSFILSCPASLIGASSCARISQLFKEKKYQEVIEKCSAILEHQPDKPLRLYLDRGLAALLARKRDRVVAADFIKAFLEDENELKEYMLAQKQHLPRVLKVLHRCASLDQPKRATSTEDINKWQSFVIDCGKIILLFDPYDGKTLTRCATLQADLGDFTGATEMWTNMLKLLRGQESPSKGPMIDTLVARAFCHFQLGKLDYATTDLIAAVNIDADLSKAEMSKNFAKEQLKEIVSYVVGLGRKMSVCVRKESQTDDGNSDQVRAALQLFKLVLALQPNNRKVLHACAECHTFLGEHQEAADIYDTMLQNDTRTDTSTLCSRALSNLKAGHLDIAMSDINIAFDRNPNSIDALCARAYFFLLKGQEDDLIEDVLKASLVSVKDTAVSLKKIPVPEQEHLKEIIIKGCQTLLHANREDTTNTGDAAGMSVKEKTEAVLCLTDLLQLLSPGTEGVHLLRAHAHLELGNEQEAQRILLDKVKSNPQDPVSSVHLALLRLRLGKVQEAVQGCIAVLETQGEATFHAALADVPEEDRQVLLRSSQQYGFSLLQQSQEPAVINTAVSAFTIATLTSDMTNTTALMARAECHAHLGSYQAAAQDYSRVLEVQTECSTALCARGCMNIVMNKQQEAVEDFLSALRKDSEAARTQILLLQQQMRLLLLYWLHLYATDVMSQGPYNRCLDDAVLIGHLLISIDADVAAWQLLYADSLIIKGDLDQAFVHLNRVLQLTPDDRSVLARRGLIYVKKGNYQLAATELSPLAELDSEGLEFVLKALDSEQRDSLVKVSLKKAEVLTGLNDHEEALCYLTLAVAASQSSDVDVLRQRTKCLSRLQQYDQALHDINLVIKKNNANKSTSQVSDYCWRGYINLLRNKEHPAVVDYVHAFKTDRQKTVSLVTSRPGKNTLAQVFHRYAEHQYKKGKTEDTIAVCQLGLLLDGTNEKLRSLKMKATKDQAHAQCTIL comes from the exons ATGGCTTCAGAAGAAGAGTTACAGCAAGACAAGACAAGGAACGATGTGCTCCAGGAGTCTAAGATGGCTATAGAGATGCTGACATCACGTCTGCAAGACGAGGAGGACAGATGGAAGGAAACAACGTTCGCACACTGCTGTCACCTGCACAG GTTACAACATGAAAACTTCAAAAAGCAGGGCACGGTGGCCAGGGGAGTCTACGTGGAGAAATCTGGGCCTT TTCCAGCTTACATCGAGGTCTTGCACGCCACATCCAGCAGTGCCAGCATCACACCAATCGTCCGATTCCGCATCACCCGAGAACTCCGTGCCGCCAACCTCTTAGACTTTGCACTGTACGTCTACTCCTCTTACCTTGGCCTCGACTCGGCCGCTCTCAGTCTTTCCTCCAAGAAACTGAACAAAGTTTTCAACACAAAGACCAAGCATGTGTTAATGGGAGAAGCTTTGAAGGACTTTACAACCATCGGAGGCAGTCATCATCCAGTCTTTCATATGAGCGTTGAGGGTAAAGAGAAAAATCAGCAGCAAACTACACTTGTGCAGTCTAAAGGCTTGAAGATGTCTCAGAAGGAAGCGTTGTGCGTCGAGGGCGATATTCAGCGGATCAACGGGAACCTTACTCGAGCTGTGTCTTGCTACTGTAGCGCGTATGAAGAGGATCCGTTGTATGTCATCGACCACCTCAAGTCGCTGCCGCAAGAGTCGCTGGAAAGCGTGGTGGAGCTGGTAGACTTCTGGGGGCGAAGTTCGGCAGAAGCGGCGGAGCAGAGGGAAGAGTATGGCGTCTTGCTCACCCCCGACCAGCTGTCATCCTTCATTCTATCGTGTCCCGCTAGCCTGATCGGTGCATCAAGCTGTGCTAGAATATCCCAacttttcaaagaaaagaagtaCCAAGAAGTGATTGAGAAGTGCTCCGCTATCCTGGAGCACCAACCCGACAAACCTCTCCGTCTGTACCTAGACCGCGGTCTCGCTGCTCTACTGGCGAGGAAACGGGACCGAGTTGTGGCAGCGGACTTCATAAAGGCCTTCCTAGAGGACGAGAATGAGCTGAAAGAGTACATGCTAGCTCAGAAACAGCACCTACCTCGAGTGTTGAAGGTCTTACATAGGTGCGCGAGCTTGGATCAGCCTAAAAGAGCCACTAGTACTGAAGACATCAACAAGTGGCAGTCTTTTGTAATAGATTGTGGTAAAATCATCCTACTGTTTGATCCGTACGATGGAAAGACATTGACTCGCTGTGCCACACTACAGGCAGACCTGGGTGACTTCACGGGTGCAACAGAGATGTGGACCAACATGCTAAAGCTGCTACGGGGTCAGGAGAGCCCGTCCAAGGGTCCCATGATTGACACTCTTGTGGCACGAGCGTTTTGTCACTTCCAGCTCGGAAAGCTAGATTACGCAACCACTGATCTGATCGCTGCGGTTAACATCGATGCAGACCTATCGAAAGCTGAAATGTCGAAAAACTTCGCAAAAGAGCAACTGAAAGAAATCGTGAGCTACGTTGTTGGCCTTGGCAGAAAGatgagtgtttgtgtgagaaaggagagccagacagacgacGGTAACAGTGATCAGGTCCGGGCTGCCCTCCAGTTGTTCAAACTCGTCCTAGCGCTTCAGCCAAACAACAGGAAAGTACTCCATGCGTGCGCCGAGTGCCACACGTTCTTGGGCGAACACCAAGAAGCGGCGGACATCTACGATACCATGTTACAGAACGACACAAGAACTGACACGTCCACGTTATGCTCCCGAGCGCTTTCCAACCTGAAAGCAGGACATCTCGACATCGCCATGTCAGATATAAACATCGCCTTTGACAGAAATCCGAACTCCATTGACGCGCTCTGCGCTAGAGCCTACTTCTTCTTGCTCAAGGGTCAAGAAGACGACTTGATAGAAGATGTCTTGAAGGCAAGTCTTGTGTCTGTTAAAGACACGGCAGTGAGTCTGAAGAAAATCCCTGTCCCTGAACAAGAACACTTGAAGGAAATCATCATCAAAGGCTGTCAAACTCTTCTCCATGCTAATAGAGAGGATACTACAAATACTGGGGATGCAGCTGGGATGTCAGTCAA GGAGAAGACAGAGGCTGTGCTCTGTCTGACAGACCTGCTCCAGCTGCTGAGTCCAGGGACAGAGGGGGTTCATCTCCTGCGGGCCCACGCACACTTGGAGCTGGGCAACGAGCAGGAGGCCCAGCGGATCCTACTGGACAAGGTCAAGTCTAACCCGCAGGACCCTGTCTCCAGCGTTCACCTGGCGCTGCTGAGGCTACGACTGGGAAAAGTACAGGAAGCAGTGCAG GGCTGTATCGCTGTTCTGGAGACCCAAGGAGAAGCCACCTTCCATGCAGCACTAGCTGATGTGCCAGAAGAGGACAGACAGGTGTTATTGAGGAGTTCTCAGCAGTACGGCTTCAGCCTGTTACAACAGAGTCAGGAACCTGCTGTCATAAATACAGCCGTCAGTGCCTTCACCATTGCAACGCTGACATCAG ATATGACGAACACGACAGCCCTGATGGCTCGTGCTGAATGCCACGCTCACCTCGGGAGTTACCAGGCAGCGGCGCAGGACTACAGTAGAGTGCTGGAGGTCCAGACCGAATGTAGCACCGCATTGTGCGCCCGGGGTTGCATGAACATTGTCATGAACAAGCAACAG GAAGCGGTGGAAGATTTCCTGTCAGCATTGCGTAAAGACTCGGAAGCAGCAAGGACACAAATCCTACTCCTACAGCAACAAATGCGGCTGTTACTGCTGTACTGGTTACATCTGTACGCTACGGACGTGATGTCCCAGGGACCATATAACAGGTGTCTGGACGACGCAGTGTTGATCGGACACTTACTCATATCCATTGATGCTGATGTTGCAGCATGGCAACTGTTGTATGCAGATTCTCTTATCATTAAAG GGGACTTGGACCAGGCCTTTGTGCACCTGAATCGTGTGCTACAGTTGACACCTGATGACCGGTCAGTCCTGGCGCGCAGAGGACTGATCTATGTGAAGAAGGGCAACTACCAGCTGGCCGCAACAGAACTCAGTCCTCTGGCGGAGCTGGACTCTGAAGGCCTGGAGTTCGTCCTGAAGGCTCTAGACAGTGAGCAAAGGGACTCCTTGGTCAAG GTGTCCCTGAAGAAGGCTGAAGTCCTGACTGGACTGAATGACCACGAGGAGGCTCTGTGCTACCTGACCCTTGCAGTGGCCGCCTCACAGAGCTCAGACGTGGACGTTCTCCGCCAGCGTACAAAGTGTCTGAGCAGGCTACAACAGTACGACCAGGCCCTGCACGATATCAATCTGGTCATAAAGAAGAACAATGCAAACAAGAGTACATCTCAG GTCAGTGACTACTGCTGGCGGGGCTACATCAACCTCCTTCGCAACAAGGAACATCCCGCCGTGGTGGATTATGTGCACGCATTCAAAACAGACCGACAGAAAACCGTCAGTTTGGTGACATCACGTCCAGGGAAGAACACCCTTGCTCAGGTGTTTCACAG ATATGCTGAGCACCAGTATAAGAAAGGGAAGACAGAAGACACCATTGCAGTCTGTCAGCTGGGGCTACTACTGGACGGAACCAATGAAAAACTGCGCAGTTTGAAGATGAAGGCCACAAAGGACCAGGCACATGCACAGTGTACCATTTTGTAA